TCTCGAAACGATGGCCGGTGGGTTTGCTCATGAAATCAGGAACCCTCTGACGTCGATCAAAACCTTCATTCAATTGACTCCCGAACGAAAAGACGACGCCGAGTTCATACGAGAATTCAGCCAGGTGGTTCTCGAAGACGTCCGTCGCATCGAGCGATTGATCGATGAGATTCTCGGCTATGCTCGCTCCATGGATCCGCAACTGACCGAGGAAGACATCAATACCGCGGTATCCTCGTGCCTGTACTTGCTTGACGCCAAGGCCCGCGGCCGAGGAATCACAATTCAAAAAGAGTTGGCGTCCGATCTGCCTCGTGTCATGTTGGAGCATCAACAGATCAAACAAGCGCTGTTGAATCTCTTCGCGAACGCTCTGGATGCCATGGGAGACCGCGGGGGCACGCTTCTGGTCAAAACGCACGCCGTGGAGCGATTGAAAGGAAGAATGGACGTTCGGATCGACATTGAAGATACCGGTCACGGTATTCCCGCCGCCGATCTGGAGCGCATTTTCGATCCCTTTTATACGACCAAGCATAAAAGCTCCGAGCACGAAGGCACGGGGCTCGGCTTGTTCATCGCCCATCAGATTATCCGAGAGCACCAAGGGACCATTCACGTCCGGAGCACGGAAGGAGCCGGCACGGTTTTCCGAATCACCCTGCCGTCCGCGGATTAAGACGAAGAGAGAACATGGTGGAAAGCAACGTTCCCAAGAAACGCGTTCTTTTGATCGACGATGAAGCCCGGGTTCGCGCCGCCCTGAAGTCGGTTCTTGAGCCGTCGTATGAGATTCTTCAAGCGGCGGACGCACGGGAGGGGCTCACCGTGTTCAGAACCGAGGGCCCGGACCTTGTGCTGCTCGACGTCGTTCTTCCGGATACCGACGGATTGGCCGTACTCCAGGCCATCCGCTCCGAAAGCAAAGCGGTGCCGATCATCATGCTGACCGGTACCAAATCCATCAAAACCGCCGTCGACGCCATGAAGCTGGGGGCGGCGGACTATTTATCCAAACCCTTCGATATCGAGGAATTACGCATCACCGTCGACCGTGCGATGAACGCCTCGGAACTGGAGCGGGAGGTCAAACGGTTGCGAAATCAGGTTGTGCAACGGTACGCCTTTCACAACCTGATAGGGAAGAGTCACGGCATGCAGGAGATCTACGCCAAAATCGAGCAGGTCGCGGACAGCCGCACGACCGTGCTCATCACGGGAGAAAGCGGGACCGGCAAAGAACTGGTGGCGCGGGCGCTGCACTACAACAGCTCACGGCGGGATCGACCGTTCGTGGCTCTTAACTGCGCGGCGCTGCCGGAAACTCTGATTGAAAGCGAGCTGTTCGGCCATGAAAAAGGGGCGTTCACGGACGCTACCGCTCGACGGACGGGGCAGTTCGAACTGGCCAACACGGGCACCTTGTTCCTCGATGAAATCGGGGAGCTGAGCCTGGTGACGCAGGCCAAACTGCTGCGGGTTCTCCAGGAACGGGAATTCACGCGGGTGGGCGGGGTTCAACCGATCAAAGTGGACGTTCGAATCGTGGCGGCCACCAATAAAAATCTGGACGAACTGGTTCGGAAAGAACAGTTTCGAGAAGATTTGTATTATCGGATCAATGTCATCGCGCTTTACCTCCCTCCGCTCCGGGATCGCGGCGAGGACATCGCCCTCCTCGCCAAACATTTTCTCGCGAAACGGCTTGAAGAGGAAAAGCGTCAGCCGATCGAGTTTTCAAAAGACGCGCTGGAAGCCCTTACCCGTTACCCCTGGCCCGGGAACGTCCGCGAACTGGAAAACGTGGTGGAACAAGCCCTCATCTGGTCGCAGGGCGCTTCTCAGATCACCTCGGAACATCTGCCGGCATTGCTCAAAGGCGACATTCGTTCATCTTCGCTCCACGAGGACATCATCGCCGGCCGCGTGTCGCTCGAAAAAGCGGTCATGGAATTCGAGCGGGACATCATTCTCGACGCGCTCAAACGCACCAACTATGTGCAAACCCATGCCGCCAATTTGCTGGGAATCAGTCGGCGCATGCTCAAATACCGCATGGATACGTTGGGAATCAACAGACCGGATCCTCACCCGACCGCATCGAGCGACGACGAAATCAAGAACGAGCCTTCAGGATCATGTCCCTAAAAGAATTCGCATTGCCGCGTGATCGCTCAATTCATGGGATAGGTGCCATATGGACGTATCACCCGCTACATATGGCCATATTGACGGAAGAACTACTATATGATTGCATCCGACATCGTTGACGGACCGGCATAATGAAACAAGAATTTCCTCTGCCACTAGAGAAGACCGGCGCGCCGCTGACGGCAAACCATACCGTGCTTTCGGGCAATGGTCATAAAAAACCCACGATCCTTGTCGTGGACGATGAGCCCGGCCCGCGCGAAGCGCTGAAAATCATCCTTCATTCTTTTTTCAACGTGTGCATGGCGGAAACCGCCGCGGCCGCGATGCGGGTCCTTCACACGCAACCGATCGATCTTGTGGCGCTTGATCAAAAACTGCCGGACAGGTCCGGCATCGACCTGCTGCAAGACATCAAACGAACCCACGCCGAAGTCGAAGCCATCATTATTACAGGGTACGGCAGTCTCAAGTCGGCCTTGACGGCCATTCACCACGGAGCAGCGGGCTATCTGCTGAAGCCCTTCAATACGAACGAGCTTCTCGCGCTTGTGAACCAAACGTTGGAGAAAAAGCGCCGCCTTGACTTTATTAGGGCTTTTCTCCGCTCATCCCCGGAACTTTGGGGGTCCGAAGAAGAAACCGCGCGAGCCTGGCAGGCGTTGAAAAACGACTACCATGCGCTGGCCGCCCGTTCACATGAAGACATCCCGTCTCATCCCGACATGCCCGATTGCCTGCCGCTTCTTTCGGATATCATCGAAGCGACGGACCGTCGGCTCTGGAGCCATTCGTGCCGCGTGAGTTTTTATGCGGGTTTGATAGGAACTCGGCTCAATCTCACCGGCCGAGATCAACGGTCGCTGACGATCGGGGCGTTTCTTCACGATCTCGGCAAGACCTGTCCGACGCTGCGAGGATCACCGGAAGAACAGAATCCGCCTGCCTGCACCATGAAAACGGAAAAACAGCATCCCCTCATCGGCGCAAGCGTCATCCACTCATTGGAGTTGCCGGCTGAAGTCAGCCAAATCATCTTGTATCACCATGAACGGTGGGATGGACTGGGCTATCCGCATGGGCTGAAGGGTGAAGGCATCCCCTATTTTGCGCGAATCGTCAGCGTCTCCGAGGCATTCGACTACATGACCGTCGAAGCGCCCGATCGCTCGCACCTGACGATCGAAGAAGCCGCCCGAGGTATTTCCCGTGAATCAGGATCGTTTTTCGACCCTTCGTTGGTCGATTTGTTTGTCGAGGTTCTGGCCCGCCACAGAGCGTCCCTCCCTCCTTTGGCCGTCACCCCCGTCGCAGTGCCGGGAAACCTCCCGACCATTCCGGCATCGTTGATTACTCGGTAGCGCCGCCGATCAATTCCGCCGCCGTTTCCCTGATCTTCTTGGTCACCGTCTCCCCCGCAAGCATACGGGCGACTTCCTTCTCCCGGTCCCTTCCCTTTAACGAACGAACCACTGTCGTCGATCGATTCTTCACCAACGCTTTCTCGATGTACCAATGGTGGTCGGCCTGAGACGCCACCTGCGGAAGATGGGTCACGCACAGAACTTGATGACTGCGGCCCAGCGCTTTGAGCCGTTTCCCGATCGCCGCCGCGGCGGCTCCCCCGACGCCCGTATCGATCTCGTCAAAAATGATGACCGGCACTCGATCGACGCCCGCGAGAGCGGACTTGAGCGCCAGCATCACTCTGGAAATCTCCCCCCCGGAAGCGACCCGAGACAACGGCTTGAGCGGCTCACCCCTATTCGCCGAAAAGAGAAACTCCGCGCGATCCACCCCTTCCGAACCGTAGGCATCATCCCGTTCTCCCGTCGCGATCTCGATCTGAAATTGCGTCTGATCCATTTTGAGCGCATCAAGTTCTCGACGCACGATTTCCGTCATTCGCCCGGCCGCTTCTTTTCGCTTCTCACTTAGCTCTCGCGCCAACCGCTCAACCTGCGCCCGACGTTCCTGTATCAGGGTATCGTACCGGCCGATCTCCTCGTCAGAACGTTGAATGCTCTCCAATTCCTCCCTGATTCGGCGATGAGACTCCAACGCCGCCTCCACGGTTCCGCCATATTTCTTCTTGAGCCGCTGAATCAGAGCCATGCGATCCTCGATCACGGCCAATCGACCAGGGTCGGCCTCCAATCGACCGGCGTAGTCCCGCACACGATCCGCAACTTCCTTGACGAGCACCTTCGCATCGGCGATCAACCGAACCGATTCCTGCATCGCCTGATCAAGTCTGGCCATTTCGCCAAGAATCCGTTCAACCAGGGCCGTGCTCGGCAGAATCCCGTCGCTATGTTCCACCAGTTTGGCTTGGGCCTCTCCCGCCAACTCACCCAATCGCTGCGAAGCCGCCAACCTCCGGCGTTCGGACTCCAGCGCTTCTTCCTCTCCGACGCGGAGCGCCGCGTCGTCCAATTCCCGACATTGAAAGGTCAGATACTCCTCGCGCTGCGCCGCTTCCTGCGCTTTGACCGAGACGGTCTCCCGTTCCCGACGCAGCCGCGCCCAGTCCCGATAACGTTCCTGATACCGCCCCCGTAATCCATGAAGACGGCCGAACGCATCAAGGGCTTCCAGTTGCGCCGAGGGGGCCAGCAGAGACTGCTGATCGTGCTGGCCGTGAATGTCGATGAGGACTCCCCCCAGAGCCTCCAGCGCATGGACCGGACTCATCACTCCATTGAGATACGCCCGATTCCGACCCGATCTTGAAATGACGCGCCGCACGACGAGCTGAGTGTCCGTTTCACCCAATACTCCTTGAGCGCGCAATGTCGTCAGGATCGGGTGATCGGGCGGAACGTCAAAAGAGGCTTCCACGACGGCCTCTTCCTCTCCGAACCGAATCTGATCGCCGGAGGCCCGTCCGCCCATGAGCAATTCAATGGCGTCGATCAGAAGAGATTTACCGGCCCCGGTTTCCCCCGTGAGCACGGTAAATCCCGACTCGATGGTGAGCTCGATCTGTTCCAGAATGGCGAAATTGGAGATGCGCAGCGCGGTCAGCATGGCTGCGACGGGCGTCGCCTAGGCGGCGCCGGCGTGTTTGGCAAGGAGCGAATCGATCACTTCCTTAAACTGCCGCTTGGGCCTGGCCCCGACAAGCTTTTCGACCGGTTGGCCGTCCTTGAAGAAGATGATGGTGGGAATGCTCATCACCTGATAGCGGCCGGCGATTTCCGGATTCTCATCCGTGTTGAGCTTGCGAACCTTGACTTTGCCCGCGTACTCCTCCGCCAACTCGTCGACGATCGGCGCCACCATCTGACAGGGGCCGCACCACACCGCCCAAAAATCGACCATCACGAGTTCGGTCGCTTTCATCACCTCGGCATCCCAGGTAGCTTCCTCGACTTTTAAGGCATTTCCCGCCACGTGTCTTCCCTCCTTAAGAGAAATGAGCGCACGATCACCAATGCGCCGGCATCGTACCCCACCCTCATGATGCTGTCAAATGCTCAAACCCGCCGTCGGCCGGCAAGACGTCCATATCAATCATCATCCATCATTCCAGGTTCTGAAACTCGCCTAACGGGATTCCGTTGCAACTCCTTCCGCCGCCGACGTTCGGTCCGTCCTGCCGTATTGTCCCCACGGCACATACCAGGGGAGGCCTTTCTCGCCCCACAAGAGAGGAGACAGGATCGATCGCATCACGGCGGTGCCGGTGTTCTCGGTCCAGCCCAATCCCGTCAGGCTCAGCATGAAGTTGAATTGCTGGCGATCGGGAAATTGCACGTAATAGAACCCCACCGACCAGCACTTGCAAGGATTTTGGTACAGCG
This sequence is a window from Candidatus Nitrospira inopinata. Protein-coding genes within it:
- a CDS encoding ATP-binding protein — translated: MTDFFPPHMNTTPKTAEFLHRLRGFLEDIGGIPTLPLLAERILAELLGHTHSPQGWLYLLDQERTGLYRLAAERSDKPRATARTLALSHPLVHELAHHCEILDRLSPCGTDGHVGLDAPDFIGCRLAIPFVNCGRLLAFAILRSDPNVSAFGQENRELLRIIAQSGANSLDRLLSCNDPRSSQELIRRTDRLRSLETMAGGFAHEIRNPLTSIKTFIQLTPERKDDAEFIREFSQVVLEDVRRIERLIDEILGYARSMDPQLTEEDINTAVSSCLYLLDAKARGRGITIQKELASDLPRVMLEHQQIKQALLNLFANALDAMGDRGGTLLVKTHAVERLKGRMDVRIDIEDTGHGIPAADLERIFDPFYTTKHKSSEHEGTGLGLFIAHQIIREHQGTIHVRSTEGAGTVFRITLPSAD
- a CDS encoding sigma-54-dependent transcriptional regulator; protein product: MVESNVPKKRVLLIDDEARVRAALKSVLEPSYEILQAADAREGLTVFRTEGPDLVLLDVVLPDTDGLAVLQAIRSESKAVPIIMLTGTKSIKTAVDAMKLGAADYLSKPFDIEELRITVDRAMNASELEREVKRLRNQVVQRYAFHNLIGKSHGMQEIYAKIEQVADSRTTVLITGESGTGKELVARALHYNSSRRDRPFVALNCAALPETLIESELFGHEKGAFTDATARRTGQFELANTGTLFLDEIGELSLVTQAKLLRVLQEREFTRVGGVQPIKVDVRIVAATNKNLDELVRKEQFREDLYYRINVIALYLPPLRDRGEDIALLAKHFLAKRLEEEKRQPIEFSKDALEALTRYPWPGNVRELENVVEQALIWSQGASQITSEHLPALLKGDIRSSSLHEDIIAGRVSLEKAVMEFERDIILDALKRTNYVQTHAANLLGISRRMLKYRMDTLGINRPDPHPTASSDDEIKNEPSGSCP
- the recN gene encoding DNA repair protein RecN → MLTALRISNFAILEQIELTIESGFTVLTGETGAGKSLLIDAIELLMGGRASGDQIRFGEEEAVVEASFDVPPDHPILTTLRAQGVLGETDTQLVVRRVISRSGRNRAYLNGVMSPVHALEALGGVLIDIHGQHDQQSLLAPSAQLEALDAFGRLHGLRGRYQERYRDWARLRRERETVSVKAQEAAQREEYLTFQCRELDDAALRVGEEEALESERRRLAASQRLGELAGEAQAKLVEHSDGILPSTALVERILGEMARLDQAMQESVRLIADAKVLVKEVADRVRDYAGRLEADPGRLAVIEDRMALIQRLKKKYGGTVEAALESHRRIREELESIQRSDEEIGRYDTLIQERRAQVERLARELSEKRKEAAGRMTEIVRRELDALKMDQTQFQIEIATGERDDAYGSEGVDRAEFLFSANRGEPLKPLSRVASGGEISRVMLALKSALAGVDRVPVIIFDEIDTGVGGAAAAAIGKRLKALGRSHQVLCVTHLPQVASQADHHWYIEKALVKNRSTTVVRSLKGRDREKEVARMLAGETVTKKIRETAAELIGGATE
- the trxA gene encoding thioredoxin; protein product: MAGNALKVEEATWDAEVMKATELVMVDFWAVWCGPCQMVAPIVDELAEEYAGKVKVRKLNTDENPEIAGRYQVMSIPTIIFFKDGQPVEKLVGARPKRQFKEVIDSLLAKHAGAA
- a CDS encoding HD domain-containing phosphohydrolase, producing MKQEFPLPLEKTGAPLTANHTVLSGNGHKKPTILVVDDEPGPREALKIILHSFFNVCMAETAAAAMRVLHTQPIDLVALDQKLPDRSGIDLLQDIKRTHAEVEAIIITGYGSLKSALTAIHHGAAGYLLKPFNTNELLALVNQTLEKKRRLDFIRAFLRSSPELWGSEEETARAWQALKNDYHALAARSHEDIPSHPDMPDCLPLLSDIIEATDRRLWSHSCRVSFYAGLIGTRLNLTGRDQRSLTIGAFLHDLGKTCPTLRGSPEEQNPPACTMKTEKQHPLIGASVIHSLELPAEVSQIILYHHERWDGLGYPHGLKGEGIPYFARIVSVSEAFDYMTVEAPDRSHLTIEEAARGISRESGSFFDPSLVDLFVEVLARHRASLPPLAVTPVAVPGNLPTIPASLITR